The genomic stretch GAGGGGAAGAGCTTGATCTTCGTCACATTTTGATAAAACCAAAGATTTCGGCTGAAAATCTGGACAAGACCAAAAGCTTCCTCGATAGTGTTCGTACCGCTATTTTGGACAAGAAGGTGACTTTTGGGGATGCGGCAGAAGCTGTATCTGATGATGAAGACTCTAAACAAAACGGTGGGATTGCCATTAATGCCCAATACACGGGTGACTCTAAGTGGGAAGTTGGCCAGCTTGATAAAGCTGTATTTTATGCCATAGAAAATATGGATAAAGGACGAATTTCAGAACCGTCATTCTTTAGAACACCTGATGATAAGGAAGGATATCGTCTTATTCAATTGAATAATAAAACGGAACCTCACCGCGCAGATTTGAAAACCGATTATCAAAGAATACAGATGATTGCGCTTCAGGATAAGAAAAATAAGATTACGCAAAAGTGGATTGAAGAAAAGCTGAAAACTACTTACGTAAGAGTTAACAATGATTATCTTGACTGCGAGTTTCAGCGCAACTGGATAAAACAGTCTCAATATGTCGAATAACATGAATGATGCCCAAGCAGTAGATTTTTTGGGTAAAAAATATAACGAACTCAAGCAGGAAATAGGAAAAGTAATAGTTGGTCAACAAGAAGTGGTTGATCTGCTTATACTATCTATTTTCAGCAAGGGTCACTCTCTTTTAGTGGGAGTTCCAGGTTTGGCCAAAACCCTTTTGGTAAATACCACCGCGCAAGCTTTGGGATTAAGTTTTAATAGAATTCAGTTTACCCCAGATCTTATGCCTTCTGATATTGTTGGAGCAGAGATTTTGGATGAGAATAGAAATTTCAAATTTGTAAAAGGTCCTTTGTTTTCCAATATTGTTTTGGCAGATGAGATAAACCGTACACCTCCAAAAACTCAGTCTGCACTTTTGGAAGCCATGCAGGAGCGCTCGGTTACGGCAGCAGGACAAACCTATCCCATGGCTGATCCATTTTTTGTTTTAGCTACCCAAAACCCTATTGAGCAGGAGGGGACTTACCCTTTGCCAGAAGCTCAGTTGGACCGTTTTATGTTTAACATAGAAGTAGGCTATCCTACTTTTGACGAAGAACTTCAAATTGTAAAAGCTACCACAAGCGGGCTGGATACTACTGTGAATAAAGTGCTTAGTCAGCAGGAGATTATTGATTTTCAAAAGTTGATAAGGAGAATTCCTGTTACCGATAGTGTGTATGAATATGCTGTGGAGTTGAGTAGTTCCTCTCGTCCTAATGGCGAAAAAGCTAAAAACATCACAAATGAATACATAGCTTGGGGAGCTGGCCCACGTGCCTCTCAGTATCTTATTTTGGGAGCTAAGTGCCATGCGGCCTTAAAGGGGAAATATTCGCCTGACAAGGAAGATGTAATTGCTGTGGCTAAACCTGTTCTCCGCCACCGTATGGTAAAGAATTACAAAGCGGAAGCAGAGGGCGTTCAGATTGAAGATATCATCAACGAGCTGATTTAAACAGTCTTAGTACTAGTGACGGTTTTGTGTTAAAAACAGCAAAACTCAAATCTGGAATTACCACCTTTTTAGGGCTTTTATGCTTAGCTTTGCCCCGTTTTTTGCAAACCCGGGACAAAGTAAAATATGCCATCTACAAAGTACATTTTCGTAACAGGAGGAGTAACCTCCTCATTGGGTAAGGGAATCATCTCTGCTTCTCTAGCTACACTCTTGCAGTCAAGAGGTTATAGCGTTACCATTCAAAAATTGGATCCATACATCAATATTGATCCGGGTACCTTAAATCCTTACGAGCATGGTGAGTGCTACGTAACCAATGATGGTGCAGAAACCGATCTTGACCTTGGTCATTATGAGCGTTTCTTGAACCGCCCAACTTCTCAGGCTAATAACGTAACTACTGGTAGGGTGTATCAGTCGGTTATTGAAAAGGAGCGTAGAGGAGATTTCCTGGGGAAGACCGTTCAGGTGATTCCTCACATTACTGATGAAATTAAGAATAGAATCAAAAAGCTGGGTAACACCGGTGAATTTGAAATCGTAATCACCGAGATTGGAGGTACTGTAGGTGACATTGAGGCTTTGCCTTATGTAGAAACAGTTCGTCAACTTAAATGGGAGCTTGGTGAAGACTGTTTGGTTATACACCTAACTTTAGTGCCTATGCTCGCTGCTACAGGTGAGCTTAAAACTAAGCCAACACAACACTCTGTAAAGAGTTTACAGGAATCAGGTGTGCAGCCAGATATTTTAGTGTGTCGCTCTGAGCATGCGTTGGGAGAAGATATTAAGCGTAAGCTTGCCTTGTTTTGCAACGTAAAAAAGGATTCCGTAATTGAATCTCTTGATGCAGAAACAATTTATGCAGTTCCAATTTTGATGCGCAATCAAAAGTTGGATGAAGTAGTATTGAAAAAACTGGATTTACCAATTGAAGACAATTTGGATTTGGTAAACTGGAAGGACTTTTTGTACAAACTGCGTTATCCTAAACATGAGGTAACTATCGGTCTGGTAGGAAAGTATGTTGAGCTTCATGATTCATATAAATCTATTGTAGAATCATTTATTCACGCAGGAGCGGCTAATGAGTGTAAGGTCAATATTCGTTGGATACACTCTGAAAGCCTTAATATAGAAACTACCGAGAAGCATTTTGATGGGCTTGATGGTCTTTTGGTAGCTCCAGGTTTTGGTGAGCGTGGTTTTGACGGTAAGCTTGAAACTATCCGTTACGCACGTGAAAATGATATTCCCTTTTTCGGTATTTGCTTAGGAATGCAAGCCGCAGTAATTGAGTTTGCACGCAATGTGTTAGGTTGGGAAAATGCAAACTCTACCGAAATGGATAAAGAGTGTGCTCATCCTGTGATTTCACTTATGGAAGAGCAGAAGAAAGTTGAGGACATGGGTGGTACCATGCGATTGGGTGCCTGCGATTGTGAGTTGAAAGAGGATACTTTGGCCTTTGGAGCCTATAAGAGAAAAACCATTAGCGAGCGTCATAGACACCGCTATGAATTCAATAGTGAATACCTCAAAGATTTTGAGGATAATGGAATGATTGCTACCGGTAAAAATCCTGATTTGGGATTGGTAGAAATTGTTGAAATACCTACTCACCCTTGGTTTGTAGGCGTGCAGTTTCACCCGGAGTACAAGAGTACAGTGGCTAACCCGCACCCATTATTTGTAAAATTTGTTGAAGCTACAATCACAGCTTCAAAAGCGAAATAAGCATGGAAAATAAAGGAATGGATCGCAACACGATTATTGGGATGTTGCTAATTGGAGGTATTTTCCTCTTTTTCTACTTTTTTAATAAGCCAAATGCTGAGTTGGAACAAACTCCAAACAAAGTGGATTCTACAGAAATTGTAGAAGAAACCAAGCAGCTTGAAGAAGTAAACAACAATCAGCTGGACTCGGTGGTGGTTGATAGCAATCAACTCTTTGCCCCGGCAACGGCAGCAAGCGAGGAGCTTTTTACCTTAGAAAATAAGTTTCTAGAAGTTGTAATCTCTAGCAATGGTGGGCAGATTGTTCAGGCACGCCTTAAAAAATATCAGACGTATGATTCTTTGCCGCTTTACTTAATTAATAAGAATGCGGATTTCAACATTGCCATAAATGGTGATAGACCAATGAACACCGCTGACCTTGTTTTTGCTGGTGTGCAAAACTCTGACAACAAAGTTACCATGACTTTGGATGCAGGAAGTGGTAAATCATTAACCTACGTTTATACCATTGAGCCAGACAATTATATGCTGGGTTGGGATGTAGTTTCTTCCGGAATGGGAAATATGCTTCCTCAGGATGGAGGCCTACAGTGGGAAATGAAAACCCTTCGTCAGGAGAAAAATATTGAGACGGAAAATACTGTTACCGAGTTAGAGTATAGGTTCGCTAACGAGGACGATATGGACAATCTTTCTGGATCTGGAGATGATAGCGAAGAAGTTCAAAATATTAAGTGGCTGGCCTATAAGCAGCAGTTCTTTTCATCTATCCTTATCAATAAGAATGCGGATTTTGGAAAGGCAGGTTTAGCTTCAAAAACTATTGAAGGTTCAGAAGAGTTTACCAAACTTTTGGTTTCAAAAGTTAGCTTAAACTCTACAGCAGGAGATGTAAATAGTTCTTTTGGTTTATATCTTGGGCCAAATAAATACGAGGTTTTAGAATCTTATGAGCAAGGTTTTGAGGAACTTATTCCACTAGGATGGGGAATCTTAGGTTGGATAAACCGTGGTATTGTAATCAACCTTTTCAACTGGCTTGAGGGGTATGGATTAAACTATGGTTTGATTATTCTAGCGATTGCTTTACTTATCAAGATAATCCTTTTCCCATTTACTTACGCTTCTTATCGCTCTATGGCCAAAATGCGTGTGCTTAAGCCAGAGATTGATGAGCTTAACGAGAAGTATAAGGATAAAGACCCAATGAAGAAGCAGCAGGCTACTATGGAGCTTTATCGAAAAGCTGGGGTGAATCCGCTGGGAGGCTGCATACCTATGCTGTTCCAAATGCCGATTCTGATAGCTTTGTTTAGATTCTTTCCAGCTTCTATCGAATTGAGGCAGCAACCCTTCCTTTGGGCGCATGACCTTTCTACTTATGATTCTATTTATGATCTGCCATTCAACATTCCATTTTATGGTGATCACGTGAGTTTGTTTACATTATTGATGACCGTTTCTACGCTTATCTACACCTACATGAATCAACAGCTTACAGGTAGCAATAATCAAATGCCACAGCTTAAGTATATGATGTACTTGATGCCTGTTGTATTCCTTGGAGTATTCAACAACTACGCGGCAGGTTTGAGCTATTATTACTTTGTAGCCAACGTGATTACTTTTGGACAGCAGTTTGCCATCCGTGCATTTTTAGATGATGAT from Owenweeksia hongkongensis DSM 17368 encodes the following:
- a CDS encoding AAA family ATPase, with the translated sequence MNDAQAVDFLGKKYNELKQEIGKVIVGQQEVVDLLILSIFSKGHSLLVGVPGLAKTLLVNTTAQALGLSFNRIQFTPDLMPSDIVGAEILDENRNFKFVKGPLFSNIVLADEINRTPPKTQSALLEAMQERSVTAAGQTYPMADPFFVLATQNPIEQEGTYPLPEAQLDRFMFNIEVGYPTFDEELQIVKATTSGLDTTVNKVLSQQEIIDFQKLIRRIPVTDSVYEYAVELSSSSRPNGEKAKNITNEYIAWGAGPRASQYLILGAKCHAALKGKYSPDKEDVIAVAKPVLRHRMVKNYKAEAEGVQIEDIINELI
- a CDS encoding CTP synthase encodes the protein MPSTKYIFVTGGVTSSLGKGIISASLATLLQSRGYSVTIQKLDPYINIDPGTLNPYEHGECYVTNDGAETDLDLGHYERFLNRPTSQANNVTTGRVYQSVIEKERRGDFLGKTVQVIPHITDEIKNRIKKLGNTGEFEIVITEIGGTVGDIEALPYVETVRQLKWELGEDCLVIHLTLVPMLAATGELKTKPTQHSVKSLQESGVQPDILVCRSEHALGEDIKRKLALFCNVKKDSVIESLDAETIYAVPILMRNQKLDEVVLKKLDLPIEDNLDLVNWKDFLYKLRYPKHEVTIGLVGKYVELHDSYKSIVESFIHAGAANECKVNIRWIHSESLNIETTEKHFDGLDGLLVAPGFGERGFDGKLETIRYARENDIPFFGICLGMQAAVIEFARNVLGWENANSTEMDKECAHPVISLMEEQKKVEDMGGTMRLGACDCELKEDTLAFGAYKRKTISERHRHRYEFNSEYLKDFEDNGMIATGKNPDLGLVEIVEIPTHPWFVGVQFHPEYKSTVANPHPLFVKFVEATITASKAK
- the yidC gene encoding membrane protein insertase YidC, giving the protein MENKGMDRNTIIGMLLIGGIFLFFYFFNKPNAELEQTPNKVDSTEIVEETKQLEEVNNNQLDSVVVDSNQLFAPATAASEELFTLENKFLEVVISSNGGQIVQARLKKYQTYDSLPLYLINKNADFNIAINGDRPMNTADLVFAGVQNSDNKVTMTLDAGSGKSLTYVYTIEPDNYMLGWDVVSSGMGNMLPQDGGLQWEMKTLRQEKNIETENTVTELEYRFANEDDMDNLSGSGDDSEEVQNIKWLAYKQQFFSSILINKNADFGKAGLASKTIEGSEEFTKLLVSKVSLNSTAGDVNSSFGLYLGPNKYEVLESYEQGFEELIPLGWGILGWINRGIVINLFNWLEGYGLNYGLIILAIALLIKIILFPFTYASYRSMAKMRVLKPEIDELNEKYKDKDPMKKQQATMELYRKAGVNPLGGCIPMLFQMPILIALFRFFPASIELRQQPFLWAHDLSTYDSIYDLPFNIPFYGDHVSLFTLLMTVSTLIYTYMNQQLTGSNNQMPQLKYMMYLMPVVFLGVFNNYAAGLSYYYFVANVITFGQQFAIRAFLDDDKIHAKIQEKKAQPKKENRFMRRMREVQEEQNRQARRKK